Proteins found in one Vallitalea guaymasensis genomic segment:
- a CDS encoding ABC transporter ATP-binding protein translates to MFRSIKRIIRWTGNRKKRIYRGFVYSFFNSLFIAMPIMGTAIGLNLVIEDMNGTKKLTTDYVLYLLGFMIIALLGRFLFSYLKAKSQESVGYEVTADQRIEIGNILKRVSLGFFDTHNAGEIAASVTTDLSFVEMYGMKMIDTVVNGYICVFTMILCMLFYKIEIGLICLAGVLLSAFFLKLLGNKSDKNAPEHQFAQESMIAATIEYIRGIPIVKAFKQEGVSRKGIEDAYKKSKDINIKIEKEFTVYNSFHVISLKIASIAIVCVAALMANNGTMDMPTMLMMVMFSFVIFGNVEGINNATHVLEIIDETMDKLDKINHAEYIDEDGVNKELSSYDIEFDNVIFAYDKNEILKNVSFHIPQKSTTAIIGASGSGKTTICNLIARFYDVNKGIITIGGQNIKDMKCESLLKNISMVFQNVYLFHDTIYNNIKFGNPSAGKKDIIKAAKKARCHDFIMSLPDKYDTIIGDAGSTLSGGEKQRISIARAILKDAPIVILDEATASVDPENEYEIQRAISSLVEGKTMITIAHRLATIQNADQILVVDNGEIVQKGSHDKLLDEEGIYKNFLSIREKAEGWSIV, encoded by the coding sequence GTGTTTAGATCAATAAAAAGAATAATTAGATGGACAGGAAATAGAAAAAAACGTATATATAGAGGATTTGTATATTCTTTCTTCAATTCATTATTCATTGCAATGCCTATCATGGGAACTGCCATTGGATTAAATCTTGTTATTGAAGATATGAATGGGACAAAAAAACTAACTACTGATTATGTTCTGTATCTACTAGGTTTCATGATTATTGCTTTATTAGGTAGGTTCTTGTTTTCTTATCTAAAAGCAAAATCTCAGGAAAGTGTTGGTTATGAAGTTACTGCAGATCAAAGAATCGAGATAGGTAATATATTGAAAAGAGTATCATTAGGATTCTTTGATACCCATAATGCTGGAGAAATAGCAGCATCAGTTACAACCGATCTTTCATTTGTAGAGATGTATGGAATGAAAATGATAGATACTGTGGTTAATGGATATATTTGTGTTTTTACAATGATATTGTGCATGTTATTTTACAAGATCGAGATTGGTTTGATATGTCTTGCTGGAGTTTTGTTATCAGCTTTTTTCTTAAAATTGTTAGGCAATAAAAGTGATAAAAATGCACCAGAACACCAATTTGCTCAAGAATCAATGATTGCAGCTACAATTGAGTATATAAGAGGAATTCCCATTGTAAAAGCTTTCAAACAAGAAGGTGTATCAAGAAAAGGGATAGAAGATGCTTATAAAAAGAGTAAAGATATCAATATAAAGATAGAAAAGGAATTCACTGTATATAATAGTTTTCATGTAATATCTCTTAAAATAGCATCTATAGCTATAGTTTGTGTGGCTGCATTAATGGCTAATAATGGAACAATGGATATGCCAACAATGCTTATGATGGTAATGTTCTCCTTTGTTATTTTTGGTAATGTTGAAGGTATCAATAATGCCACACACGTATTGGAAATAATAGATGAGACAATGGATAAATTGGATAAAATAAATCATGCCGAGTATATTGATGAAGACGGTGTAAACAAAGAATTATCCTCATATGATATAGAGTTTGACAATGTGATCTTTGCATATGACAAGAATGAGATATTGAAGAATGTATCTTTTCATATCCCTCAAAAATCCACTACAGCAATTATAGGAGCTTCTGGCAGCGGTAAAACAACAATATGTAATTTGATAGCTAGATTCTATGATGTAAACAAGGGGATAATAACCATAGGTGGACAAAATATCAAGGATATGAAGTGTGAAAGTCTATTGAAAAACATCAGTATGGTGTTTCAAAATGTATATTTGTTCCACGATACAATCTATAACAATATTAAGTTCGGTAATCCTAGTGCAGGTAAAAAAGATATCATAAAAGCAGCTAAAAAAGCTAGATGCCATGATTTTATCATGAGTCTACCAGATAAATATGACACAATTATAGGGGATGCCGGTTCAACATTATCAGGTGGAGAGAAACAAAGGATTTCTATTGCTAGGGCCATATTGAAAGATGCTCCTATAGTAATCTTAGATGAAGCTACTGCAAGTGTCGATCCTGAAAATGAATATGAGATTCAGAGGGCGATAAGTTCACTTGTAGAAGGGAAAACCATGATAACAATAGCACACAGACTAGCTACTATCCAAAATGCAGATCAGATATTAGTTGTAGATAATGGCGAAATAGTACAAAAAGGAAGTCATGACAAGTTATTGGATGAGGAAGGTATCTATAAGAATTTCTTATCCATACGTGAGAAAGCTGAAGGATGGAGTATAGTATAG
- a CDS encoding energy-coupling factor transporter transmembrane component T gives MNRMDFKTSKPDPRVLIFLVIVVSVLSCMLFQLAMVYVLFLILDILMFSQKMKKKAIHFFVAYNILIIARRALTLIPTYSISMVISMIIILLLHVIPIYIVCFIMFNKNYMNEMITALEHMKIPKTFIIPLAVVYRYAPTITEEISLVRISLKMRGLNTSFIGFIMHPMKMIENFMMPLLIRSAKIADELSAATLCKGLDLDNNRTCTTKVRFQLVDGCYCIAFICIAVLIIFIDKNYILL, from the coding sequence ATGAATAGAATGGACTTTAAAACATCAAAACCCGATCCTCGTGTATTAATATTTTTGGTTATAGTGGTATCTGTATTAAGTTGTATGCTTTTTCAACTGGCTATGGTATATGTATTGTTTCTTATTTTAGACATATTGATGTTTAGTCAGAAGATGAAGAAAAAAGCCATCCATTTTTTTGTGGCTTATAATATATTAATTATTGCTAGAAGAGCTTTAACCCTTATACCAACCTATTCTATAAGTATGGTTATATCAATGATAATTATTTTGCTGCTGCATGTAATACCTATATATATAGTTTGTTTCATCATGTTCAATAAGAACTATATGAATGAGATGATAACTGCTCTAGAACATATGAAAATACCTAAGACATTTATTATTCCACTAGCTGTGGTGTATAGATATGCACCTACAATTACAGAAGAAATAAGTCTGGTCAGGATCAGTCTTAAAATGAGAGGGTTAAATACTTCTTTTATAGGATTTATAATGCACCCAATGAAAATGATTGAAAATTTTATGATGCCTTTATTAATAAGAAGTGCAAAAATAGCTGACGAGTTGTCAGCGGCTACACTTTGCAAGGGATTAGACCTTGATAATAATAGAACTTGCACCACAAAAGTGAGATTTCAACTTGTTGACGGGTGTTATTGTATTGCTTTTATATGTATAGCGGTTTTAATTATTTTTATTGACAAGAATTATATATTATTGTGA
- a CDS encoding ABC transporter ATP-binding protein, translating into MLEKNQTVIDYRHLYFKYEGSDEQALSDINLSIKKGEFIVLTGKSGCGKTTLTRCVNGLIPNFYNGEFRGKAKVKNYDLSKDGIREISREVGSVFQDPRSQFFTLHVKTEIPFSSENYGIDSEIIQENIIKSVEDLKLNKLIDKQLLNLSSGEKQKIAVASVYTLGALIYVLDEPSSNLDSEGTKQLGEVLRKLKEKGHTIIISEHRLNYLKDLADRVVYMENGGIKEIIDGKDFVKKSSLWLDKKDLRQLYISPIELIKYDRNSKSIRANPLLKVDNLSFRYRGGKYIFDNVSFDSYGGDVIGILGKNGVGKSTLLKVLMGLEKPNKGEIYIDAKKASKRVRIKNSTYVMQDVDYQLFAPSVLEEMIIGLPDSKEIRDKAKEYLSYFNLEKYIERHPASLSGGQKQRLAIAMACMKDSRLLFFDEPTSGLDAANMKQVSSAIRKISNNNRCIFVITHDEEFANLTFNTVLKFNDDKTINYFNINKEKNNYKKENLA; encoded by the coding sequence ATGTTGGAAAAGAACCAGACAGTTATTGACTACAGACATTTATATTTTAAATACGAAGGAAGCGATGAACAAGCATTATCAGATATTAATCTTTCTATAAAAAAAGGAGAATTTATTGTACTTACAGGAAAAAGCGGGTGTGGAAAAACTACTTTAACAAGATGTGTCAATGGATTAATTCCTAATTTCTATAATGGAGAATTTAGGGGGAAAGCTAAGGTCAAGAACTATGATTTAAGCAAAGATGGAATAAGAGAGATTTCACGTGAGGTAGGGTCTGTCTTTCAAGACCCCCGTTCACAATTTTTTACTCTACATGTAAAGACTGAAATTCCATTTTCAAGTGAGAATTATGGAATTGATTCTGAAATCATTCAAGAGAATATAATAAAATCTGTTGAAGACCTTAAGCTTAATAAACTAATAGATAAACAGCTTTTAAACTTATCCAGCGGAGAAAAACAAAAGATTGCTGTTGCTTCTGTATATACTCTTGGAGCGTTGATATATGTGTTGGATGAACCGTCCTCTAATCTGGATTCTGAGGGAACAAAACAACTAGGTGAAGTACTAAGAAAATTAAAAGAAAAGGGTCACACAATCATAATATCAGAGCATAGACTCAATTATCTAAAAGACCTGGCGGATAGAGTTGTGTATATGGAAAATGGGGGTATAAAAGAAATAATAGATGGAAAAGATTTTGTAAAAAAATCCTCCCTTTGGCTTGATAAAAAAGATCTGAGACAATTATATATAAGTCCTATAGAGTTAATAAAATACGATAGAAACTCCAAATCAATCAGAGCTAATCCTCTATTGAAAGTTGATAATTTATCTTTTAGATATAGAGGAGGAAAGTATATCTTTGACAATGTTTCATTTGATTCATATGGTGGAGACGTAATAGGTATACTTGGGAAAAATGGAGTTGGTAAAAGTACTTTATTAAAAGTATTGATGGGACTTGAAAAACCTAATAAAGGTGAAATATATATAGATGCAAAGAAAGCATCAAAACGTGTACGAATCAAGAATTCAACTTATGTCATGCAGGACGTAGATTACCAACTGTTTGCTCCTAGTGTCCTGGAGGAAATGATTATTGGATTGCCAGATTCTAAAGAGATAAGGGACAAAGCAAAAGAATATCTTAGTTATTTTAATCTGGAAAAATATATTGAAAGACATCCAGCCTCTCTTTCTGGCGGTCAAAAACAAAGATTAGCTATAGCCATGGCTTGTATGAAAGATTCTAGGTTACTATTTTTTGATGAACCTACAAGTGGATTAGATGCTGCTAACATGAAACAAGTCAGTAGTGCAATAAGGAAAATATCGAATAATAATAGATGTATCTTTGTGATTACCCATGATGAAGAATTTGCTAATCTTACATTCAATACGGTATTAAAATTCAATGATGATAAAACAATCAATTATTTTAATATAAATAAAGAAAAAAATAATTATAAAAAGGAGAATTTAGCATGA
- a CDS encoding MptD family putative ECF transporter S component: MNNTQKNSKVKDLITIGIFNALLIVVFGAIACTIGFFPPILIVLPLILSTIGGLIFMLMITKAPMRGIFIISSALLGLVLFNMAPGGSMFITTLAGGIIGEIIYNVLGRKKFISIALGYASYMLGLALGEYYPFIYMQEEYIELYAKKGSQSLPVAQKCIEIMTPELMIILSILTIITSVLGCLWGRKMLHKHFLKAGIA; encoded by the coding sequence ATGAATAATACCCAAAAGAACAGTAAAGTAAAAGATCTAATAACAATAGGGATATTTAATGCTCTACTCATAGTAGTGTTTGGAGCTATAGCTTGTACAATAGGATTTTTCCCACCTATATTGATTGTATTGCCATTGATCCTATCAACAATTGGTGGATTGATTTTTATGTTGATGATAACGAAAGCACCTATGAGAGGGATATTTATAATTAGCAGTGCACTATTAGGACTTGTGCTTTTTAATATGGCACCTGGCGGCAGTATGTTTATAACTACATTGGCAGGCGGAATAATTGGAGAGATAATCTATAACGTTCTAGGTAGAAAAAAATTCATATCTATTGCCTTAGGATATGCATCTTATATGTTAGGATTGGCACTTGGTGAATATTATCCTTTCATATATATGCAGGAAGAATATATTGAGTTATATGCTAAAAAAGGCAGTCAATCTTTACCAGTCGCACAAAAATGCATAGAGATAATGACCCCAGAATTAATGATAATATTAAGTATCTTAACAATAATCACATCTGTATTAGGTTGTCTATGGGGAAGAAAGATGTTACATAAGCATTTTCTAAAAGCAGGTATTGCATAA
- a CDS encoding Gfo/Idh/MocA family oxidoreductase, which yields MHQTKVIKTIVCGVGFGQFYLEALQLIKDEVKLIGILSNGSEKSKECAKYYGVDLYTDIKEIPSDIDLACIVVKSEIMGGQGVDLAIEFLQRKINVILEHPVCHKNIAKCMKTAKEHNVFFKVGDLYANLPSVKKYMDCTKELFKIQKPQYIEIQCSTRVLFPMVHILSKLLPSISPIKVVCCTKGLGIYQIISGTIGKIPFLLKANNELNVNEPDSYIREFHRFSIDVQGGRLTLTDTHGPVIWQPILKLPTLDIEPKDRFTKYPRELLNESTHIIGDEKTPSYDVILSELWPKAIAEDIQEMRSMILGESEKKYDLCNMQQMILYAKQWQQLTKELGYPELNHQSSNEWVDPYIFENTDSESTNRVTEKDIINYIDSLDEASIISMLYTLQSYNALLPNVHYTEEDILTLIKMSPKYNKVIKRWLRVLHDKKYVDVINNEFIYRNNRITKNDMENYWKNVNYISSNKICPKLVVDYFESNANNLAQFLNDEMNPTFLLFPKGRMDYADALYSETIIAKYLNGKIAKKVMEIMDGKKDTINILEVGAGTGATSKVVLEEMSKRNNNSFFYQFTDISNYFISNAKKYFSSYCNMDYQVIDIDTDLKEQGINIGSKDIIIANGVLNNVRNMKYTLNNFQRTMRKGGYLLIIEPTKEFVEMLISQVFMMESPNDDRNNTKTTFLTVKQWRSILEENNFLIEDVLPNDDNVLKHFGQNLFIVKKE from the coding sequence ATGCACCAGACAAAAGTAATAAAAACAATAGTGTGTGGAGTAGGATTCGGACAATTTTATTTGGAAGCATTACAACTTATAAAAGATGAAGTAAAGTTGATTGGTATTTTATCTAATGGTAGTGAGAAATCAAAAGAATGTGCCAAGTATTATGGAGTTGATTTATATACAGATATAAAAGAGATTCCTAGTGATATTGACTTAGCATGTATTGTTGTAAAATCTGAAATCATGGGTGGTCAAGGTGTTGATTTAGCAATAGAATTTCTACAGAGAAAAATAAATGTAATTCTTGAACACCCTGTTTGCCATAAGAATATAGCAAAGTGCATGAAAACTGCTAAAGAACATAATGTATTTTTCAAAGTTGGAGATTTGTATGCAAATCTTCCTTCTGTGAAAAAATACATGGATTGTACAAAAGAACTCTTTAAAATACAGAAACCCCAGTATATAGAGATACAATGCTCCACAAGAGTTCTTTTTCCAATGGTACATATCCTATCTAAACTATTACCAAGCATAAGTCCTATAAAAGTTGTTTGTTGCACCAAAGGATTAGGTATATATCAGATAATATCAGGAACCATAGGTAAAATACCTTTTCTATTAAAGGCAAATAATGAACTTAATGTAAATGAGCCAGATAGCTACATAAGAGAATTCCATAGATTCTCCATAGACGTTCAAGGTGGGAGATTAACACTTACTGATACTCATGGTCCTGTTATATGGCAGCCCATTCTGAAATTGCCTACTCTGGATATAGAACCAAAGGATAGGTTTACAAAATATCCTAGGGAGCTTTTGAATGAAAGCACTCATATTATTGGAGATGAAAAAACTCCTTCATATGATGTGATACTATCTGAGTTATGGCCAAAAGCCATAGCAGAAGATATACAGGAAATGAGAAGCATGATTTTGGGTGAATCAGAAAAGAAATATGATTTGTGTAATATGCAGCAAATGATTCTATATGCAAAACAATGGCAGCAGTTAACAAAAGAATTAGGGTATCCAGAGTTAAACCACCAAAGTAGCAATGAATGGGTTGACCCATACATATTTGAAAATACGGATAGTGAATCTACGAATAGAGTCACAGAAAAGGATATTATCAATTACATAGACAGCTTGGATGAAGCATCTATAATATCTATGTTGTATACATTACAGTCATACAACGCTTTATTGCCCAATGTTCATTATACAGAAGAAGATATACTAACTCTGATCAAGATGTCACCAAAATATAATAAGGTGATAAAAAGATGGTTAAGAGTATTGCATGATAAAAAATATGTTGATGTAATTAACAATGAATTCATCTATAGGAATAATAGAATAACCAAGAATGATATGGAAAATTATTGGAAAAATGTTAATTATATATCAAGTAATAAAATATGCCCTAAACTGGTTGTAGATTATTTTGAAAGCAATGCAAATAATCTTGCCCAGTTTCTGAATGATGAGATGAATCCGACTTTTTTATTATTTCCCAAAGGCCGTATGGATTATGCTGATGCATTATATAGTGAAACAATAATAGCCAAATATCTAAATGGGAAAATAGCAAAAAAAGTAATGGAAATTATGGATGGTAAGAAAGATACTATTAATATTTTGGAAGTAGGAGCAGGAACGGGAGCAACTTCCAAGGTAGTACTTGAGGAAATGAGTAAAAGGAATAATAATAGTTTCTTCTATCAATTCACTGATATATCTAATTATTTTATTTCTAATGCAAAAAAATATTTCAGCAGTTATTGCAATATGGATTATCAAGTTATTGATATAGATACTGATTTAAAAGAACAAGGAATCAATATTGGAAGTAAGGATATTATAATAGCCAATGGTGTTCTCAACAATGTTCGTAATATGAAATACACACTTAATAACTTCCAAAGAACCATGAGAAAAGGCGGTTACTTATTGATAATAGAACCAACAAAAGAATTTGTTGAAATGCTCATATCACAAGTATTCATGATGGAATCACCAAATGATGATAGAAATAATACGAAAACAACATTCTTGACTGTTAAACAGTGGAGAAGCATCTTAGAGGAAAATAATTTTCTGATTGAAGATGTTTTGCCGAATGATGATAATGTTCTAAAACATTTTGGTCAAAATCTATTTATAGTTAAAAAGGAGTAA
- a CDS encoding VOC family protein — protein MLKINQLQCKVTDLQKAVNDFKELGFTVCWGADPERASNAFIYFENGPVIELFLMPDIAYYAASVFGVFYGSSAKRRWKYWCRSNEGWCDFNLKSDNEAASLENIGNIRNHVKNKNISVSRVIKGHRTQPDGQKLKFGYFVTDPVELPFITSDYHIKNTIKKVKHKNGAKEIEWVKVGVNDKNRDKLELLTGDDKKIILVPSEHTNIIEIGIKGIKNKLDGNRLHGAKIVSLD, from the coding sequence ATGTTAAAAATTAATCAATTACAATGCAAAGTCACAGATTTACAAAAAGCTGTAAATGACTTTAAAGAATTAGGATTTACTGTTTGCTGGGGAGCTGATCCAGAGCGGGCAAGTAATGCATTCATATATTTTGAGAATGGACCTGTCATTGAACTTTTTTTAATGCCTGATATAGCTTATTACGCTGCATCAGTTTTTGGTGTTTTTTATGGAAGCAGTGCAAAAAGACGCTGGAAATATTGGTGTAGATCAAATGAAGGCTGGTGCGATTTTAACTTGAAAAGTGATAATGAAGCAGCATCCTTAGAAAATATAGGTAATATTAGAAATCACGTAAAAAATAAGAATATTTCAGTATCAAGAGTTATTAAAGGTCATAGAACACAGCCAGACGGACAAAAATTAAAATTCGGATATTTTGTTACAGACCCAGTTGAATTACCTTTTATAACTTCCGATTATCACATAAAGAATACCATTAAAAAAGTTAAGCACAAAAATGGTGCAAAAGAAATTGAATGGGTCAAAGTTGGAGTTAATGATAAAAACAGAGATAAATTAGAATTGTTGACTGGTGATGATAAGAAAATAATATTAGTGCCTTCTGAACATACGAACATAATTGAAATAGGAATTAAAGGGATTAAGAATAAATTGGATGGTAATAGATTGCATGGAGCAAAAATAGTTTCGTTAGATTAA